A genomic stretch from Aquila chrysaetos chrysaetos chromosome 1, bAquChr1.4, whole genome shotgun sequence includes:
- the PCM1 gene encoding pericentriolar material 1 protein isoform X17, whose protein sequence is MATGGGPFEEGMNDQDLPSWSNESLDDRLNNTDWGSQQKKANRSSEKNKKKLGGEAETRLTNDISPESSPGMGRRKTRTPHSFPHARYVTQMSVPEQAELERLKQRINFSDLDQRSIGSDSQGRATAANNKRQLNENKKPFNFLSLQINTNKSKDPASGSQKKESGVSVQCKELFGAALSKDFLQNRQVSAQEDGRGEPAMDSSQIVSRLVQIRDYIAKASSMRDDLVEKNERSANVERLSHLIDHLKEQEKSYLKFLQKMLARDPQQEAKEELENLKKQHDLLKRMLQQQEQLKALQGRQAALLALQHKAEQAIAVMDDSVVTETTGSVSGVSLTSELNEELNDLIQRFHNQLHDSQTQSVPDNRRQAESLSLTREISQSRNSSVSEHLSDEKVQLFNKMRVLQGKKQKMDKLLGELHTLRDQHLNNSSFFPGSGSPQRSIDQRSTTSAASGPAGIVTVVNGESNSLASAPYPPDSLVSQNESEEDDNLNPTEKLQKLNEVRKRLNELRELVHYYEQTSDMMTDAVNENTKEEEETEESESDSEQEDPQPVTNIRNPQAISSWSEINSNSNVQCGTNNRDGRHLNTDCEINNRSAANIRTLKMSSTLDCHNREGEKDIDLPQGEDDEVEEDRVSEDSISSHRSSLGDAAGDAEFEQKINRLIAAKQKLRQLQNLAAMVQDDDPEPQATIANAPNIGDLFLGEVEETKQQPNNVRASTNKLQKDVELNEKAREKFYEAKLQQQQQELKQLQEERRKLIEIQEKIQVLQKACPDLQLSAGLGNCPANRQTSPATSTPAMNECNTAGKPLLEFDESVPVGNELWSEMRRHEILREELRQRRKQLEALMAEHQRRRELAETISTVAASVKSEGSEAQRTPQQSRTEKTMATWGGSTQCALEEENGDEDGYLSDAVGQAEEEEEDASSLNDSFSIYPNNNIPDNAYFVKENKDRWKNCRPLSADGNYRPLSKTRQQQNISMRRQENLRWMSELSYVEEKEQWQEQINQLKKQHEFSVSICQTLMQDQQTLSCLLQTLLTGPYSMMPNNVASSQVHLIMHQLNQCYTQLTWQQNNVQRLKQMLNDLMRQQEQQQCQEKPSRKERGSSAPPPPSPVFCPFSFPPQPVNLFNVPGFTNFSSFAPGINYNPVFPSGFGDFAHSMSPHSSEQQQQEHPLDHNASGKTEYMAFPKPFESSSSNGAEKQRSHRQPEEEMEKRSTWLNDTQELKKDDQSQLKSGFAVSVQNIASGHKNQSDMSRRREFDEESLESFSSMPDPVDPTTVTKTFKSRKASAQASLASKDKTPKSKNKRKSSSQLKGRIKNTGYESASASSVCEPCKSNKSRHSEEVVNAKVFSKRNREQLEKIIKYSRSTEMSSETGSDLSMFEALRDTIYSEVATLISQNESRPHFLIELFHELQLLNTDYLRQRALYALQDIVTRHLSENNEKGKCTKSLNSATWMASNSELTPSESLASTDDETFGKNFSTEACQDCEQNDADNGSTMSTSSNFEPFATDDLGNTVIHLDQALARMREYERMKIEAESTLDSEGCSSNFQVASAAKLEGTSECLPVPQSSEVSAVPCPRIDTQQLDRQIKAIMKEVIPFLKEHMDEVCSSQLLTSVRRMVLTLTQQNDESKEFVKFFHKQLGSILQDSLAKFAGRKLKDCGEDLLVEISEVLFNELAFFKLMQDLDNNSISVKQRCKRKIETTEVIQSYAKEAKKGLQVDVCSSAEDVDEDKDKDETETVKQVQDSEMYDGNGVPEGIRSDVSDQEEDEESESGPLAISLSKAETQALTNYGSGEDENEDEEIEFEEGPVDVQTSLQASSETTTENEQNSNQELSKTKSSEILSSEQESVKGEQEATMLPHYLNVMENTPPLTVNTPESFITASMKTEESSSSLPVNETQTLDTCVGNKSAASSESSMAGSPDTESPVLVNEYEAGSGNVSQKSDEDDFVKVEDLPLKLAVYSEADLMKKMATEAQTNSLSDELLDGGGAQDQELVGDAQTLKEPETFGGQSA, encoded by the exons ATGGCAACAGGAGGTGGTCCCTTTGAAGAAGGCATGAATGATCAGGACTTACCTAGCTGGAGCAATGAGAGCCTTGATGACCGGCTGAACAACACG GACTGGGGAAGtcaacagaagaaagcaaacagatcttcagaaaaaaacaagaaaaagcttGGTGGGGAAGCTGAAACAAGGCTTACTAATGATATATCTCCAGAATCCTCACCTGGAATGGGACGACGGAAGACCAGAACTCCTCATAGTTTTCCTCATGCTCGATATGTGACCCAGATGTCTGTTCCAGAGCAGGCTGAACTAGAAAGGCttaaacaaagaataaatttcAGTGATCTGGATCAG aGAAGCATTGGAAGTGATTCTCAAGGCAGGGCAACGGCTGCTAACAACAAACGTCaacttaatgaaaacaaaaaaccattcAACTTCCTGTCACTGCAGATAAACactaacaaaagcaaagatCCTGCCTCGGGTtcccaaaaaaaggaaagtgggGTATCAGTGCAATGTAAAGAGTTGTTTGGAGCTGCTCTAAGCAAGGATTTCTTGCAAAATCGTCAAGTCTCTGCTCAAGAAGATGGAAGGGGAGAACCAGCTATGGATAGTAGCCAG ATTGTGAGCAGACTAGTTCAAATTCGCGACTATATTGCTAAGGCCAGCTCCATGCGGGATGATCTggtagagaaaaatgaaagatcgGCCAATGTTGAGCGTTTATCACACCTTATAGATCACCTTAAAGAGCAGGAGAAATCCTATCTGAAATTTTTGCAAAAGATGCTT GCCAGGGATCCTCAACAGGAGGCTAAAGAGGAATTGGAGAACTTGAAGAAGCAGCATGATTTATTGAAAAGGATGCTGCAACAGCAGGAGCAATTGAAGGCTCTTCAAGGAAGACAGGCAGCTCTTCTTGCTTTGCAGCATAAAGCAGAGCAAGCAATTGCTGTCATGGATGATTCTG TTGTAACAGAGACTACAGGTAGTGTTTCAGGAGTAAGCCTTACATCAGAGTTGAATGAAGAATTGAATGACTTAATTCAGCGCTTTCACAACCAACTTCATGATTCTCAG ACACAATCTGTGCCAGACAATAGAAGGCAAGCAGAAAGTCTTTCACTTACCAGAGAGATTTCACAAAGCAGAAACTCTTCAGTGTCTGAACACCTGTCAGATGAGAAGGTGCAGCTTTTTAACAAGATGAGAGTGTTGCAgggtaaaaagcaaaaaatggaCAAACTGTTAGGAGAACTTCATACGCTTCGTGACCAGCATCTAAATAACTCCTCTT tttttcctGGTTCAGGTTCTCCTCAAAGGAGTATTGATCAAAGAAGTACAACTTCAGCTGCTTCTGGTCCTGCAGGCATAGTGACTGTTGTCAATGGTGAATCAAATAGCCTGGCATCTGCTCCCTATCCTCCTGATTCGCTGGTTTCTCAGAATGAGAGTGAAGAGGATGACAATCTAAATCCAACAGAAAAGCTTCA gaAGCTAAATGAAGTTCGTAAGAGGCTGAATGAGTTACGTGAGTTAGTTCACTACTATGAGCAAACATCTGATATGATGACAGATGCTGTGAATGAAAACActaaggaagaggaagaaacagaagaatcagAAAGTGATTCTGAACAAGAGGATCCACAGCCTGTTACAAATATTAG AAACCCTCAAGCAATCAGTAGTTGGAGTGAAATAAATAGCAACTCAAATGTACAGTGTGGTACTAATAACAGAGATGGAAGACATCTTAATACagactgtgaaataaataaCCGATCTGCTGCTAATATAAGGACTCTAAAAATGTCTTCTACTCTAG ACTGTCATAATAGGGAGGGTGAAAAAGACATCGACCTACCCCAAGGTGAAGATGATGAAGTGGAAGAAGATAGAGTTAGTGAAGATTCCATATCTAGTCACAGAAGCAGCCTGGGTGATGCTGCTGGCGATGCTGAGTTTGAACAGAAGATCAATAGGCTTAtagctgcaaaacagaaactTAGACAATTACAAAACCTTGCTGCTATGGTGCag GATGATGATCCAGAACCTCAAGCAACAATTGCAAATGCACCTAATATTGGTGACTTGTTTTTGGGTGAGGTGGAAGAgacaaaacaacaaccaaacaatGTCCGAGCTAGTACCAACAAATTACAAAAAGATGTAgaactaaatgaaaaagcaag AGAGAAGTTTTATGAAGCtaaacttcagcagcagcaacaggagctTAAGCAGttacaagaagaaagaagaaaactgattgaaattcaagaaaaaatacaagtgtTACAGAAAGCTTGCCCTGACCTTCAA ttgtCAGCTGGCCTGGGTAACTGCCCAGCAAATAGGCAGACTTCACCAGCAACCTCAACTCCAGCCATGAATGAGTGTAACACAGCTGGCAAGCCTTTACTTGAATTTGATGAATCTGTACCAGTAGGCAATGAG TTATGGTCTGAGATGAGAAGACATGAGATTTTAAGAGAAGAATTGCGACAGAGGAGAAAGCAACTTGAAGCTTTAATGGCTGAACATCAGAGGAGGAGAGAGCTCGCAGAAACAATATCTACTGTTGCTGCATCTGTTAAAAGTGAAGGATCAGAAGCTCAGCGTACTCCACAGCAGAGTAGGACTGAAAA GACAATGGCTACCTGGGGAGGTTCTACCCAGTGTGCACTAGAGGAGGAGAATGGAGATGAAGACGGTTATCTCTCTGATGCAGTTGGTCaggcagaagaagaggaagaagatgcGTCAAGTTTGAATGACAGTTTCTCTATTTATCCCAATAACAACATACCAGATAATGCatattttgttaaagaaaacaaggataG GTGGAAAAATTGCCGTCCTCTTTCAGCAGATGGGAATTACCGTCCATTGTCTAAGACCAGGCAACAGCAAAACATAAGTATGCGACGTCAGGAAAACCTTCGGTGGATGTCCGAACTTTCAtatgtggaagaaaaggaacaatGGCAAGAGCAGATCAATCAGTTGAAGAAACAGCATGAATTTAGTGTCAGCATTTGTCAAACTTTGATGCAGGATCAGCAG aCCCTCTCTTGTCTACTACAAACTTTGCTTACAGGTCCTTACAGTATGATGCCCAATAATGTTGCGTCTTCACAAGTGCATCTTATTATGCATCAattaaaccagtgttatacTCAACTGACTTGGCAGCAGAATAATGTCCAAAG GTTGAAACAAATGTTAAATGATCTTATGCGCCAGCAAGAACAACAACAATGTCAAGAGAAGCCATCaagaaaggagagaggcagTAGTGCACCACCACCTCCATCTCCTGTTTTCTGTCCATTCAGCTTTCCTCCACAACCTGTGAACCTGTTTAACGTACCAGGATttactaatttttcttcctttgctccaG GTATTAACTATAATCCAGTGTTCCCTTCTGGTTTTGGAGATTTTGCACACAGTATGTCCCCACACAgcagtgagcagcagcagcaagaacatCCTCTAGATCATAATGCTTCTGGGAAAACTGAGTATATGGCATTCCCCAAACCTTTTGAAAGCAGTTCCTCTAAtggagcagaaaaacaaag GAGTCATAGACAacctgaagaagaaatggaaaaaagatcaACTTGGCTTAATGATACCCAGGAACTGAAAAAAGATGATCAGTCTCAGCTGAAATCAGGTTTTGCAGTTTCAGTACAAAACATTGCTTCTGGTCATAAAAATCAGTCTGATATGAGCAGGAGAAGAGAGTTTGATGAAGAGTCTTTGGAGAGTTTTAGTAGCATGCCTGATCCTGTAGACCCAACTACTGtgacaaagacatttaaatctAGAAAAGCATCAGCGCAAGCAAGTTTGGCATCAAAAGATAAAACACCCAAATCGAAGAACAAGAGGAAGAGTTCTTCTCAGCTAAaaggcagaattaaaaatactg GTTATGAAAGTGCAAGTGCTTCTAGTGTGTGTGAACCCTGCAAGAGCAATAAAAGCAGACACTCTGAAGAGGTTGTTAATGCAAAGGTGTTCAGCAAAAGGAATCGGGaacaattggaaaaaataattaaatacagtaGATCTACAGAAATGTCTTCAG aaactgGTAGTGATCTTTCTATGTTTGAAGCTTTGCGAGACACAATTTATTCTGAAGTGGCAACTCTTATTTCTCAAAATGAGTCTCGTCCCCACTTTCTTATTGAACTTTTCCATGAGCTTCAGCTGCTAAATACAGATTACCTGAGGCAAAGAGCTCTATATGCTTTACAG GATATAGTGACCAGACACCTCTCTGAGAACAATGAAAAAGGGAAGTGCACAAAATCACTGAATTCTGCAACATGGATGGCATCAAATTCTGAACTCACTCCCAGTGAAAGCCTTGCTTCTACAGATGAT GAAACTTTTGGCAAGAACTTTTCTACAGAAGCATGTCAAGATTGTGAACAAAATGATGCAGACAATGGGAGTACTATGTCTACATCTTCAAATTTTGAACCCTTTGCCACTGATGACCTTG GCAACACAGTGATTCACTTAGATCAAGCTTTGGCTAGGATGAGGGAATATGAGCGTATGAAAATTGAAGCTGAAAGTACCCTTGACTCTGAGGGCTGCTCTAGTAATTTTCAGGTTGCTTCTGCTGCTAAATTAGAAG GTACCAGTGAATGTCTTCCTGTGCCACAGTCAAGTGAAGTTTCTGCTGTTCCATGTCCTCGTATAGATACTCAGCAGCTTGACCGGCAGATTAAAGCAATCATGAAAGAGGTCATTCCTTTTCTGAAG GAACACATGGATGAAGTATGTTCTTCTCAATTATTGACATCAGTAAGACGTATGGTCTTGACTCTAACACAACAGAATGATGAAAGTAAAGAATTTGTGAAGTTCTTTCATAAGCAGCTTGGCAGTATACTTCAG GATTCACTGGCGAAATTTGCTGGTAGAAAATTAAAAGACTGTGGGGAGGATCTTCTTGTGGAGATCTCTGAAGTATTATTTAATGAATTAGCCTTTTTTAAACTCATGCAAGACTTGGACAAcaacagtatttctgtaaagcagagatgtaaaagaaaaatagaaactaCTGAAGTGATACAGTCTTATGCTAAAGAG GCAAAAAAAGGTCTCCAGGTGGATGTTTGTTCATCTGCTGAAGATGTCGATGAGGACAAA GACAAGGATGAGACTGAGACTGTTAAACAAGTACAGGACTCAGAAATGTATGATGGTAATGGAGTTCCTGAAGGTATTAGGTCTGATGTGTCTGATcaagaggaagatgaggaaagTGAAAGCGGTCCACTGGCAATAA GTTTGTCAAAAGCAGAAACCCAAGCTCTGACTAACTATGGCAGTGGAGAAGATGAGAATGAAGATGAAGAAATAGAATTTGAGGAAGGACCTGTTGATGTGCAGACATCACTACAAGCCAGCAGTgaaacaacaactgaaaatgaacaG AATTCAAACCAAGAATTGAGTAAGACAAAAAGCAGTGAGATTTTGTCATCAGAACAAGAATCTGTTAAAG GTGAACAAGAAGCTACAATGTTGCCTCATTACCTCAATGTCATGGAGAATACACCACCTTTAACAGTCAATACCCCAGAATCCTTTATAACAGCCagtatgaaaacagaagaatcaAGCTCATCATTACCAGTAAATGAAACTCAAACACTAGATACGTGTGTAGGAAACAAATCTGCTGCAAGTTCTGAAAGCTCCATGGCTGGCAGCCCTGATACGGAGTCACCTGTGTTGGTGAATGAATAT GAAGCTGGTTCTGGAAATGTCAGTCAAAAATCTGATGAAGATGACTTTGTGAAAGTTGAAGACTTGCCCCTTAAACTTGCAGTATATTCAGAG GCagatttaatgaagaaaatggcaACAGAGGCTCAAACCAACAGTTTGTCTGATGAATTACTGGATGGAGGTGGAGCTCAAGATCAGGAATTAGTAGGAGATGCCCAAACTTTAAAAGAACCTG aaacttttGGAGGTCAAAGTGCATGA